One segment of Carassius auratus strain Wakin chromosome 2, ASM336829v1, whole genome shotgun sequence DNA contains the following:
- the LOC113120736 gene encoding E3 ubiquitin-protein ligase MARCH11-like isoform X1, with protein sequence MDVQAEAGPLNVQTVDEPPGGTTVTVAAAEIQVQTVIGSDGELGEDDLQSGSGAETPAASDPITQIENEDGARARTDTPAEDIVGQSVGKPETVGSSCSNESCIPTPGCRICFQGAEQGELLSPCRCAGSVRHAHQQCLLKWISEKGSWSCELCNYRFNILPIHIKPPQQWQTVTMTLVEKVQAIAVFLGGIFLLASVSWLLWSALSPEALWQRSDILFQICYGMYAVMDLVCIGLIVHEGGAVYNVLIRWRAVNLFWDVQNYDKSRDLESTHSPHRNLWLPLTHTHTVSNTNSQTTRLESSPPCPLRLLSMCLNVTSDLSPQEQGSGELVVRVTSV encoded by the exons ATGGACGTGCAAGCAGAGGCGGGTCCGCTGAACGTGCAGACGGTGGATGAACCACCGGGAGGCACCACCGTTACCGTCGCCGCCGCAGAGATTCAGGTCCAAACGGTGATAGGCAGCGATGGCGAGCTCGGTGAGGATGACCTGCAGTCGGGCTCTGGTGCTGAAACACCGGCAGCGAGTGATCCGATCACACAGATCGAGAACGAGGATGGTGCGCGGGCAAGGACGGACACACCGGCCGAGGACATCGTCGGACAGAGCGTGGGGAAACCGGAAACAGTGGGCTCCAGTTGCAGCAACGAGAGCTGCATCCCGACTCCAGGGTGTCGGATTTGCTTTCAAGGAGCCGAGCAG GGGGAGCTGCTGAGCCCGTGCCGCTGTGCAGGATCTGTCCGACATGCTCATCAGCAGTGTCTGCTCAAGTGGATCAGTGAGAAGGGCTCCTGGAGCTGTGAACTCTGCAACTATAGATTCAACATCCTGCCTATACACATCAAACCACCAcaacag TGGCAGACGGTCACCATGACTCTGGTGGAGAAGGTTCAGGCAATTGCAGTGTTTCTGGGTGGCATCTTCCTGTTGGCCAGTGTATCATGGCTGCTGTGGTCAGCACTGAGCCCAGAAGCACTATGGCAGCGCAGTGACATCCTGTTCCAGATCTGCTATGGCATGTATGCAGTCATGGACCTTGTGTGTATCG GTCTGATTGTTCATGAAGGTGGTGCTGTGTACAATGTGCTGATACGCTGGCGAGCTGTTAATCTTTTCTGGGACGTCCAGAACTACGATAAAAGCCGAGACCTGGAGAGCACGCACAGCCCGCACCGCAACCTGTGGctgcctctcacacacacacatactgtctcCAACACAAACTCTCAGACCACCCGACTGGAGTCATCGCCTCCATGCCCCCTCCGACTCCTCTCCATGTGCCTgaatgtgacctctgacctctccccGCAGGAGCAAGGCTCAGGGGAGCTGGTTGTTAGGGTCACGTCAGTTTGA
- the LOC113120736 gene encoding E3 ubiquitin-protein ligase MARCH11-like isoform X2 codes for MDVQAEAGPLNVQTVDEPPGGTTVTVAAAEIQVQTVIGSDGELGEDDLQSGSGAETPAASDPITQIENEDGARARTDTPAEDIVGQSVGKPETVGSSCSNESCIPTPGCRICFQGAEQGELLSPCRCAGSVRHAHQQCLLKWISEKGSWSCELCNYRFNILPIHIKPPQQTVTMTLVEKVQAIAVFLGGIFLLASVSWLLWSALSPEALWQRSDILFQICYGMYAVMDLVCIGLIVHEGGAVYNVLIRWRAVNLFWDVQNYDKSRDLESTHSPHRNLWLPLTHTHTVSNTNSQTTRLESSPPCPLRLLSMCLNVTSDLSPQEQGSGELVVRVTSV; via the exons ATGGACGTGCAAGCAGAGGCGGGTCCGCTGAACGTGCAGACGGTGGATGAACCACCGGGAGGCACCACCGTTACCGTCGCCGCCGCAGAGATTCAGGTCCAAACGGTGATAGGCAGCGATGGCGAGCTCGGTGAGGATGACCTGCAGTCGGGCTCTGGTGCTGAAACACCGGCAGCGAGTGATCCGATCACACAGATCGAGAACGAGGATGGTGCGCGGGCAAGGACGGACACACCGGCCGAGGACATCGTCGGACAGAGCGTGGGGAAACCGGAAACAGTGGGCTCCAGTTGCAGCAACGAGAGCTGCATCCCGACTCCAGGGTGTCGGATTTGCTTTCAAGGAGCCGAGCAG GGGGAGCTGCTGAGCCCGTGCCGCTGTGCAGGATCTGTCCGACATGCTCATCAGCAGTGTCTGCTCAAGTGGATCAGTGAGAAGGGCTCCTGGAGCTGTGAACTCTGCAACTATAGATTCAACATCCTGCCTATACACATCAAACCACCAcaacag ACGGTCACCATGACTCTGGTGGAGAAGGTTCAGGCAATTGCAGTGTTTCTGGGTGGCATCTTCCTGTTGGCCAGTGTATCATGGCTGCTGTGGTCAGCACTGAGCCCAGAAGCACTATGGCAGCGCAGTGACATCCTGTTCCAGATCTGCTATGGCATGTATGCAGTCATGGACCTTGTGTGTATCG GTCTGATTGTTCATGAAGGTGGTGCTGTGTACAATGTGCTGATACGCTGGCGAGCTGTTAATCTTTTCTGGGACGTCCAGAACTACGATAAAAGCCGAGACCTGGAGAGCACGCACAGCCCGCACCGCAACCTGTGGctgcctctcacacacacacatactgtctcCAACACAAACTCTCAGACCACCCGACTGGAGTCATCGCCTCCATGCCCCCTCCGACTCCTCTCCATGTGCCTgaatgtgacctctgacctctccccGCAGGAGCAAGGCTCAGGGGAGCTGGTTGTTAGGGTCACGTCAGTTTGA